The region TCGGACTCCCGGACCGGCCGCGCCCAGTCGAACGTCGTCGGCGTCGCCGTCCTGCTGGGTATCACGGTGATCGCGCTTGGCGCGCTGACTGCGAGCATCGGCGCGGTCGTCCAGAGCAACGCGGCGACGGCCGACGCCGACCGCGTCGCCGCCGGGTTCGAGGAGGCGATCAGACCGGTCGAGGCGACCGGCCACCACCGCGGCCGGGTCGCCGTCTCCAGCGGCACGTTCTCGACGGCCGACCGCGACCTCCGGGTGCTGAACGCGTCGGGCGTCGTGGCGACGACGACCGTCGACGCGCTGGTGTACGAGTCCGGCGACCGGACGGTCCGGACCCTCTCGGGGGCTATCATCCGCGGCGACGACGGCGGCTCCCGGATGTACCGACCGCCGCCGATTACTGCGAGCCGACGGGCTGGCGGCGTCCTCGTCGTCGGTGCGGGCCGGCTGAACGCCTCGGCAGGGTCAGTCGGGGGCAACGGCGAGACGGAACTCGTCCTCCGGTCGAACGTCACGCATCACCGGCGGAGCCTCGGGAACGGCACGTACCGCGTCGCCGTCGAGACCGAGACGCCGGCCGCGTGGCGGTCGTACTTCGAGCGCCTGAACGCCACCGTCGTCTCAGAAGACCGTGACTTCGACGGCGACGGCGTGGGGAGCGTCGTCGCCCGGTTCCCGGGCGACCGGACGGCGTACCTCGTCGTCCACGACCTGCGACTGGAGGTGGCGCATGGCTGACCGCGGCCCTCGAACGACCCATCGCCGCGGTCGCCCGAGCGACCGCGCCCTGACCCCGGTCGTTGGCAAGGCCCTGGAGATAGCGATCGTCGTCCTCTACGTCGCGCTGCTGACGGCGTCGCTGTACGGCAACGCTGTCCCCGAGTACCGGAGCGAAGCGGGCGCGGAGGTCGGCAACCGGACGCTGGCGACGGCGGCCCACGGCGTGCAGCAGGCGGTGCCGGCCAGCCCGACGGTCGGGACGGCGCGAACGCGCGTCGATCTGCCCGAGCGGATCCGCGGCGCGACGTACCGCATCCGTGCCGACGGCGAGATGCTGGTGCTCGACCACCCGGACGCCGCCGTCGGCGGCCGGGCCCGGCTCGTGCTTCCCGACTCGGTGGTGTCGGTGTCGGGAACGTGGCACAGCGACGGCGAGACGGCGGTCGTTGTCGAGCGCGTCGACGGCGGCTTCGCGGTCACGCTGGAGGGCGACTCATGAGCCGCGCACAGGCGAACATGCCCGCGCTGCTGGTCGCCCTGATCGCGCTCTCGACGGTCGCCGGCGTCGGGCTGTTCGTCGCGGACGACGCGGTCGGGAGCGCGACGCGGGACGCCGGCGAGCGCCGCGTCGCAGTCGGTCTCTCCGACCGCCTCGTGAGCGCCGACGGGCCGCTGGCGGTCCGCGCGAACGTGCTCGACGCCCGGGCGGTCGCGTCGCTCACGCCCGCGGCGTTCGAGTCGCAGTACCCCGTCGCGCGGGACCACGCCGTCCGCGTGACGCTCGACGGCGAACCGCTCGTCAGCACTGGCGACGCCGACGGCGGAACGACGATCCGGCGGGTCGTGCTCGTCGAGCGACGCGAGCGTGTGACCCGCACGCCGGCGCTCGGCGCGAACCGCGAACAGTCGGTGACGCTCCCGCGGCGGACGCCGAACGCGACGGTCGAACTGTCGCCGCCGAACGGCACGACCGTCACCACGGTCCGGGCGAACGGCCGCGTCGTGCTGCACGACGACGCCGGCGTCGAGGGCACCGCGACCGTCGACCTGTCGCGGTTCGAGACGGCGACGCTGACGTTCGCGTCCAGCGACCGGCTCCCCGACGGGAGCGTGACCGTGACGTACTACCCCTCGCGGACCCGGAAGGCCCTCCTGGGGGTGACCGTCGATGGATAGCAGGGCACAGCTGTCGCTGCCGGCCATCGAGGTCGGCGTCGGCGTCGTGCTGGTCGTCGGCGTCCTGACGACGTTCGCGCTCGGCGTCCCGGACGCCGACACCCGGGAGCCACAGCTGGACGCCTACGCCGAGGACGCCGCGACGGTGCTGGCGGGCGAGTCGCCGCGACACGGCGGGGCGACTCGGCTCGCGGAGGTGGTTCGGACGCCCGAGCGCTTCGAGCGCGAGCGCGACGCGCTGGAGCGCCGCGTCGACCGGATCCTGCCGGACAACCTGCTGTTTCGGGTCGAGACGCCACAGGGTGCGGTCGGCTACGAACGGCCGGCGGGCGTGACCGTCGGCTCGGCGACCGTGACGACCGCCAGCGGCGACGTGACGATACGGGTGTGGTACGCATGAGACGGCTCGGCCCCGACCGGAACCGCGGCCAGCTCGTTCTCGTCGCAGCGGGCGTGCTGGCGCTGGCGCTCGTCCCGATCGCCTTCGCGTACCTCCAGCTCGGCTACCACGCCGACGTTCGGGCGGGCGTCGAGTACGACGACCCGGGGCGCAACGCCGAGCGCCTGCTCGAACGCGGCGTCCACGACGCGAGCGCCGACGTGCGGGGCGAGTACGAGTGGTGGCAGCGCGAGGACGCCGTCGCCGCGGTTCGGACGAACCTCGAACCGCGGCTCGAAACGCTCCGCGCGGCCCGCGTCGACAGCGGAACGGCCTACGAGGTGGCGTACAACGACAGCGCCGCCGCGGCGTGGGCCGCCCGGAACTGCCCCAGTGGACCGGACCGACAGTTCGGTGACTGCGAGGCCATCGACGGCGTCGTCGTGCAGGAGCGCGCCGGCGAGGCGGCGGTGCTGGCGGTGGCGCTCGACGTTCGCGTGACGACGGCGGACGGGCGGTGGCGGGCGACGCCGGTTGTCGAGGCGACCGGGAACGCGACGGCGACGGCGTGACCGGCAGGAACGCCGTTGTCTCCTTGCCTGTCCACAAAACATTTAGAAAACTCCGAGGGAAACCGGCCATGGACCGCCTTCGTACCCACCCGGCGTTCGCGCTGGTCGGTCTCGGCGTGCTCGCAGCGCTCTCCGGTATCATGCTCGGGGGCGACGTGTTCTTCGGGTACGGCAAGTTCGGCGAGGCGTACGTGTTTCACGTCGGCGTGTTCGCGTTCGCTTTGGCGGG is a window of Halostella salina DNA encoding:
- a CDS encoding DUF7289 family protein gives rise to the protein MTRRRVTSDSRTGRAQSNVVGVAVLLGITVIALGALTASIGAVVQSNAATADADRVAAGFEEAIRPVEATGHHRGRVAVSSGTFSTADRDLRVLNASGVVATTTVDALVYESGDRTVRTLSGAIIRGDDGGSRMYRPPPITASRRAGGVLVVGAGRLNASAGSVGGNGETELVLRSNVTHHRRSLGNGTYRVAVETETPAAWRSYFERLNATVVSEDRDFDGDGVGSVVARFPGDRTAYLVVHDLRLEVAHG
- a CDS encoding DUF7266 family protein, yielding MADRGPRTTHRRGRPSDRALTPVVGKALEIAIVVLYVALLTASLYGNAVPEYRSEAGAEVGNRTLATAAHGVQQAVPASPTVGTARTRVDLPERIRGATYRIRADGEMLVLDHPDAAVGGRARLVLPDSVVSVSGTWHSDGETAVVVERVDGGFAVTLEGDS
- a CDS encoding DUF7263 family protein; the protein is MSRAQANMPALLVALIALSTVAGVGLFVADDAVGSATRDAGERRVAVGLSDRLVSADGPLAVRANVLDARAVASLTPAAFESQYPVARDHAVRVTLDGEPLVSTGDADGGTTIRRVVLVERRERVTRTPALGANREQSVTLPRRTPNATVELSPPNGTTVTTVRANGRVVLHDDAGVEGTATVDLSRFETATLTFASSDRLPDGSVTVTYYPSRTRKALLGVTVDG
- a CDS encoding DUF7262 family protein, which encodes MDSRAQLSLPAIEVGVGVVLVVGVLTTFALGVPDADTREPQLDAYAEDAATVLAGESPRHGGATRLAEVVRTPERFERERDALERRVDRILPDNLLFRVETPQGAVGYERPAGVTVGSATVTTASGDVTIRVWYA
- a CDS encoding DUF7261 family protein, with the translated sequence MRRLGPDRNRGQLVLVAAGVLALALVPIAFAYLQLGYHADVRAGVEYDDPGRNAERLLERGVHDASADVRGEYEWWQREDAVAAVRTNLEPRLETLRAARVDSGTAYEVAYNDSAAAAWAARNCPSGPDRQFGDCEAIDGVVVQERAGEAAVLAVALDVRVTTADGRWRATPVVEATGNATATA